From a region of the Triticum aestivum cultivar Chinese Spring chromosome 7D, IWGSC CS RefSeq v2.1, whole genome shotgun sequence genome:
- the LOC123164500 gene encoding alternative NAD(P)H-ubiquinone oxidoreductase C1, chloroplastic/mitochondrial isoform X1, with protein sequence MSCRAAPWGRPSAPRSRPFPASARLRGPFGGLNAWKNPILKNSFGLPAMFGLPSGLFRCMASSGSGDGGFSRPQSIDEAPMPLYSWPDKKRPRVCILGGGFGGLYTALRLESLVWPGNNKPQVMLVDQSDRFVFKPMLYELLSGEVDVWEIAPYFTELLKNTSVQFVKDSVKLLRPSDHLRREPGVSCTGGVVHLESGTVVEYDWLVLALGAEAKIDVVPGSAEYALPFTTLEHALKVESELKMLERRRFGKKSPPIQVAIVGLGYSGVELAATISERLKNTGTVKAINFQTTICPNAPPGNREAALKVLESQNIQLFLGYSVNCIREVYASEDSGSMVADAKVGGDDKKLVLELQAAQRGLQSQVLEADLVLWTVGSQSQILRLQPPDAPYVIPLNGRGQVETEETLQVKGHPRTFAIGDSAALRDPSGKFLPANAQVAFQQADFAGWNLWAAINDRPLLPFRFQNLGEMMTLGRNDAAITANFIEGLTLEGPVGHAARKLVYCLRMPTDEHRVKVGVSWLAKGAVDSLASLQTAVASALSPPTAPPTTAAADAATNRCAMDPDAEIAFDFPPYLCQYKSGRVHRPGGDAFAPAGTDPLTGVVSKDIHAGPARARVYLPPDAAAAPGKLPVVVYFHGGGFVVGSPARPSTHAYLNDLVARSAAVGVSVYYRLAPEHPLPAAYDDGWAAVRWVLTGADPWLLDHADLSRVFLSGCSAGANIAHNMAVRAAAPGAVPEGAAVRGLMAVHPYFTGKEPVGAEAAFGPDVRDFMDRTWRFVFPGSLGLDDPNVNPFVTDEARAAVAGIPCERVLVCVAEDDVLLKERGLWYARELRASGYAGEIEMFESKGVGHAFQFDQLGSGEGVRLQERLVEFIKK encoded by the exons ATGAGCTGCCGCGCGGCTCCATGGGGCCGCCCGTCGGCCCCCCGGAGCCGGCCCTTTCCCGCCTCGGCGCGCCTCCGCGGCCCGTTCG GGGGTTTGAATGCGTGGAAGAATCCAATCCTCAAAAACTCGTTTGGGCTGCCGGCGATGTTTGGGCTGCCGTCTGGACTGTTCAGATGCATGGCTTCAAGTGGCTCTGGGGATGGCGGCTTTTCTCGTCCTCAATCAATTGATGAAGCGCCGATGCCGCTGTACTCTTGGCCAGACAAGAAG CGGCCACGGGTATGCATTTTGGGTGGTGGATTTGGTGGGCTGTATACTGCTCTGAGACTAGAATCTCTTGTATGGCCTGGTAATAACAAGCCTCAG GTGATGCTAGTTGATCAATCTGACAGATTTGTATTCAAGCCCATGCTGTACGAGCTCTTATCAGGAG AGGTGGATGTCTGGGAAATAGCTCCGTATTTTACAGAGCTACTGAAGAACACTAGTGTTCAATTTGTGAAGGATAGTGTAAAGCTTCTTCGCCCTTCTGATCACTTAAGAAGAGAGCCTGGAGTATCATGCACTGGCGGAGTTGTTCATCTTGAAAGTGGCACCGTTGTTGAATATGATTG GCTCGTTCTAGCTCTAGGGGCTGAAGCTAAGATTGACGTCGTTCCAGGATCTGCGGAATATGCACTTCCTTTCACAACTTTGGAACATGCTTTG AAAGTTGAAAGTGAATTGAAAATGTTAGAAAGGAGAAGGTTTGGTAAGAAGTCCCCACCTATTCAGGTGGCCATTGTGGGACTGGGTTACTCTGGTGTTGAGCTAGCTGCCACTATCTCTGAGAGATTAAAGAACACAGGGACTGTCAAAGCAATCAATTTTCAAACAACCATCTGTCCTAACGCACCACCAGGAAATCGTGAAGCTGCTCTGAAG GTTCTTGAGTCCCAAAATATCCAACTTTTCTTGGGATATTCGGTGAACTGCATCAGAGAGGTTTATGCATCTGAGGATTCAGGTAGCATGGTTGCAGATGCAAAAGTTGGGGGTGACGATAAGAAACTAGTTTTGGAACTTCAAGCTGCTCAAAGAGGCCTCCAGAGCCAGGTTCTGGAGGCCGATCTGGTACTATGGACAGTGGGTTCACAATCCCAGATTCTTCGGTTACAACCTCCTGATGCCCCATACGTGATTCCTTTGAATGGCCGGGGCCAAGTAGAGACAGAGGAAACCCTTCAAGTAAAGGGCCATCCTAGAACATTTGCAATTGGTGATTCAGCAGCTCTAAGAGACCCATCAGGAAAATTTCTCCCAGCCAACGCACAG gttgcttttcagcaagcagatTTCGCTGGATGGAATCTCTGGGCGGCAATCAATGACCGGCCCCTTTTGCCGTTCAG GTTCCAAAATCTTGGTGAGATGATGACACTGGGTAGAAATGATGCTGCGATAACAGCAAATTTCATCGAGGGACTGACCTTGGAAGGGCCTGTAGGGCATGCTG CTAGGAAGCTCGTGTACTGCCTCAGGATGCCCACAGATGAGCACCGGGTGAAGGTTGGAGTCAGTTGGTTGGCAAAGGGTGCTGTTGATTCGCTTGCGTCTCTGCAGACTGCA GTGGCCAGCGCACTTTCCCCTCCCACCGCTccccccaccaccgccgccgccgacgccgccaccaACCGCTGCGCCATGGATCCCGACGCCGAGATCGCCTTCGACTTCCCGCCCTACCTCTGCCAGTACAAGAGCGGCCGCGTGCACCGCCCGGGCGGCGACGCCTTCGCCCCCGCCGGCACCGACCCGCTCACCGGCGTCGTCTCCAAGGACATCCACGCCGGCCCCGCCCGCGCGCGCGTCTACCTCCCTCCCGATGCCGCCGCGGCCCCCGGCAAGCTCCCCGTCGTCGTCTACTTCCACGGCGGCGGCTTCGTGGTCGGCTCCcccgcgcgcccctccacccacgcCTACCTCAACGACCTcgtcgcccgctccgccgccgtcgGCGTCTCCGTCTACTACCGCCTCGCCCCCGAGCACCCGCTCCCCGCCGCCTACGACGACGGCTGGGCGGCCGTGCGCTGGGTCCTCACCGGCGCCGACCCGTGGCTGCTCGACCACGCCGACCTCTCCCGCGTCTTCCTCTCCGGCTGCAGCGCCGGCGCCAACATCGCGCACAACATGGccgtccgcgccgccgcgcccggcgcggTGCCGGAGGGCGCCGCCGTGCGGGGCCTCATGGCCGTGCACCCCTACTTCACGGGCAAGGAGCCCGTGGGCGCGGAGGCCGCGTTCGGCCCCGACGTGCGCGACTTCATGGACCGCACCTGGCGCTTCGTGTTCCCGGGCTCCCTCGGCCTGGACGACCCCAACGTGAACCCGTTCGTCACCGACGAGGCGCGCGCCGCCGTGGCCGGGATCCCGTGCGAGCGCGTGCTGGTGTGCGTCGCCGAGGACGACGTCCTGCTCAAGGAGCGCGGCCTGTGGTACGCCCGCGAGCTCAGGGCCAGCGGCTACGCCGGCGAGATCGAGATGTTCGAGTCCAAGGGCGTCGGCCACGCCTTCCAGTTCGACCAGCTGGGCTCCGGGGAGGGCGTCAGGCTGCAGGAGCGCCTGGTGGAATTCATCAAGAAATGA
- the LOC123164500 gene encoding uncharacterized protein isoform X2 yields the protein MIARLVLALGAEAKIDVVPGSAEYALPFTTLEHALKVESELKMLERRRFGKKSPPIQVAIVGLGYSGVELAATISERLKNTGTVKAINFQTTICPNAPPGNREAALKVLESQNIQLFLGYSVNCIREVYASEDSGSMVADAKVGGDDKKLVLELQAAQRGLQSQVLEADLVLWTVGSQSQILRLQPPDAPYVIPLNGRGQVETEETLQVKGHPRTFAIGDSAALRDPSGKFLPANAQVAFQQADFAGWNLWAAINDRPLLPFRFQNLGEMMTLGRNDAAITANFIEGLTLEGPVGHAARKLVYCLRMPTDEHRVKVGVSWLAKGAVDSLASLQTAVASALSPPTAPPTTAAADAATNRCAMDPDAEIAFDFPPYLCQYKSGRVHRPGGDAFAPAGTDPLTGVVSKDIHAGPARARVYLPPDAAAAPGKLPVVVYFHGGGFVVGSPARPSTHAYLNDLVARSAAVGVSVYYRLAPEHPLPAAYDDGWAAVRWVLTGADPWLLDHADLSRVFLSGCSAGANIAHNMAVRAAAPGAVPEGAAVRGLMAVHPYFTGKEPVGAEAAFGPDVRDFMDRTWRFVFPGSLGLDDPNVNPFVTDEARAAVAGIPCERVLVCVAEDDVLLKERGLWYARELRASGYAGEIEMFESKGVGHAFQFDQLGSGEGVRLQERLVEFIKK from the exons ATGATTG CCAGGCTCGTTCTAGCTCTAGGGGCTGAAGCTAAGATTGACGTCGTTCCAGGATCTGCGGAATATGCACTTCCTTTCACAACTTTGGAACATGCTTTG AAAGTTGAAAGTGAATTGAAAATGTTAGAAAGGAGAAGGTTTGGTAAGAAGTCCCCACCTATTCAGGTGGCCATTGTGGGACTGGGTTACTCTGGTGTTGAGCTAGCTGCCACTATCTCTGAGAGATTAAAGAACACAGGGACTGTCAAAGCAATCAATTTTCAAACAACCATCTGTCCTAACGCACCACCAGGAAATCGTGAAGCTGCTCTGAAG GTTCTTGAGTCCCAAAATATCCAACTTTTCTTGGGATATTCGGTGAACTGCATCAGAGAGGTTTATGCATCTGAGGATTCAGGTAGCATGGTTGCAGATGCAAAAGTTGGGGGTGACGATAAGAAACTAGTTTTGGAACTTCAAGCTGCTCAAAGAGGCCTCCAGAGCCAGGTTCTGGAGGCCGATCTGGTACTATGGACAGTGGGTTCACAATCCCAGATTCTTCGGTTACAACCTCCTGATGCCCCATACGTGATTCCTTTGAATGGCCGGGGCCAAGTAGAGACAGAGGAAACCCTTCAAGTAAAGGGCCATCCTAGAACATTTGCAATTGGTGATTCAGCAGCTCTAAGAGACCCATCAGGAAAATTTCTCCCAGCCAACGCACAG gttgcttttcagcaagcagatTTCGCTGGATGGAATCTCTGGGCGGCAATCAATGACCGGCCCCTTTTGCCGTTCAG GTTCCAAAATCTTGGTGAGATGATGACACTGGGTAGAAATGATGCTGCGATAACAGCAAATTTCATCGAGGGACTGACCTTGGAAGGGCCTGTAGGGCATGCTG CTAGGAAGCTCGTGTACTGCCTCAGGATGCCCACAGATGAGCACCGGGTGAAGGTTGGAGTCAGTTGGTTGGCAAAGGGTGCTGTTGATTCGCTTGCGTCTCTGCAGACTGCA GTGGCCAGCGCACTTTCCCCTCCCACCGCTccccccaccaccgccgccgccgacgccgccaccaACCGCTGCGCCATGGATCCCGACGCCGAGATCGCCTTCGACTTCCCGCCCTACCTCTGCCAGTACAAGAGCGGCCGCGTGCACCGCCCGGGCGGCGACGCCTTCGCCCCCGCCGGCACCGACCCGCTCACCGGCGTCGTCTCCAAGGACATCCACGCCGGCCCCGCCCGCGCGCGCGTCTACCTCCCTCCCGATGCCGCCGCGGCCCCCGGCAAGCTCCCCGTCGTCGTCTACTTCCACGGCGGCGGCTTCGTGGTCGGCTCCcccgcgcgcccctccacccacgcCTACCTCAACGACCTcgtcgcccgctccgccgccgtcgGCGTCTCCGTCTACTACCGCCTCGCCCCCGAGCACCCGCTCCCCGCCGCCTACGACGACGGCTGGGCGGCCGTGCGCTGGGTCCTCACCGGCGCCGACCCGTGGCTGCTCGACCACGCCGACCTCTCCCGCGTCTTCCTCTCCGGCTGCAGCGCCGGCGCCAACATCGCGCACAACATGGccgtccgcgccgccgcgcccggcgcggTGCCGGAGGGCGCCGCCGTGCGGGGCCTCATGGCCGTGCACCCCTACTTCACGGGCAAGGAGCCCGTGGGCGCGGAGGCCGCGTTCGGCCCCGACGTGCGCGACTTCATGGACCGCACCTGGCGCTTCGTGTTCCCGGGCTCCCTCGGCCTGGACGACCCCAACGTGAACCCGTTCGTCACCGACGAGGCGCGCGCCGCCGTGGCCGGGATCCCGTGCGAGCGCGTGCTGGTGTGCGTCGCCGAGGACGACGTCCTGCTCAAGGAGCGCGGCCTGTGGTACGCCCGCGAGCTCAGGGCCAGCGGCTACGCCGGCGAGATCGAGATGTTCGAGTCCAAGGGCGTCGGCCACGCCTTCCAGTTCGACCAGCTGGGCTCCGGGGAGGGCGTCAGGCTGCAGGAGCGCCTGGTGGAATTCATCAAGAAATGA